The sequence CGATTGTTGAAAATGCCAATGCTCCCGCAACATATCAAGTGTTAGAATGCAACCATTTGAAGTTTATTATAGTACATCAAGGCGATACTTTTTACCGTATTTCAAGGGCATTCGATCTTGATTTGCCACAATTATTTCGTTTCAACGATCTCCCAAAAACGGCTGCGATGCCTGCTCTACACTCTGGCGATCGTATTTATATTCAGCCAAAACGCAGAAAAGCAATGGACGATTTTCACACCGTTGAACCTGGTGAAACCATGTATTCCATTTCGCAAGATTATGGCATTCGTTTGAAATCACTGTATCGTAAAAACTGTATGAAATCAGGATCAGAGCCGATAGCCGGACAAAAACTTTGGTTGCGTCGTAAAAAAAATAATTAAAATAATACGAGGAACATCGAAAAAAACGATTCGAAAAATTAATTTTTCGTGTACAAAAAAGCCCAATAAATTAAAATAAATTGTAAAGGAAGTCGAGCAACTGTGAACCAAAAACGCGGATTTTGGTGCTGCCAATAATTGATACTCATTTGAATATTGGCAGGAAATACAGCAATAAGCAACACGATTATCAGCCATGCTCCAAGGGTTCTCGTTGCTGGCGGGAGTAATAAAAGCGCAAAAATAATTTCGCAGACACCGCTCGTATAATTTAAAAAAATAGGGTTTGGAAGCCAAGCCGGAATTATTTTTTCATACCCTTTCGGATGCACGAAATGATTGATTCCAGCAGCCACGTAGAGTACTGACATCAAGTAAAGGAAAATTTGTTTTGTCATTTGAAAAATTATTTTTTCGAAGTCAATATTTTATATAATAAGAGATTAAATGTATCCTTTTTTCAGATAAGAGAAGTAATATGTTAAAAAAACAAAAAACAGATTTTTGAAAAAATATTTGA comes from Bacteroidia bacterium and encodes:
- a CDS encoding MauE/DoxX family redox-associated membrane protein gives rise to the protein MTKQIFLYLMSVLYVAAGINHFVHPKGYEKIIPAWLPNPIFLNYTSGVCEIIFALLLLPPATRTLGAWLIIVLLIAVFPANIQMSINYWQHQNPRFWFTVARLPLQFILIYWAFLYTKN